A region from the Aeromicrobium choanae genome encodes:
- a CDS encoding DNA recombination protein RmuC: MATFPSLTALLVLLLVAGLAGALGYLLGTRTRTASAHDVEIATAATSRAVAPVRESLDRFDSRLRDLESSRIEWHAQLREQVESVRVTGEALRRETASLSTALRRPEVRGRWGEMHLRRTAELAGMTQHCDFDLQVTTDDGRLRPDMVVRLVGGRDIVVDAKVPLDAFLDATASDDPDVREAHLDRHARQLRAHVDQLAAKSYWRQFDAAPQFVVLFVPGESFLSAALEADTGLLEHAAERQVVLASPTTLVALLRTVALAWTQESLAENAREIHRVASELYERLGTVAGHVDKLGSSLERAVRSYNDTVASVESRLLVSARRLHDLKVDDAPPFHPRVIEATPRVMTAPELLDELSS; encoded by the coding sequence ATGGCCACCTTCCCCAGCCTGACCGCGCTGCTCGTCCTGCTCCTGGTCGCCGGCCTCGCCGGTGCGCTCGGCTACCTCCTCGGCACCCGCACGCGCACCGCGTCGGCGCACGACGTCGAGATCGCCACCGCCGCCACCTCCCGCGCCGTCGCGCCCGTCCGCGAGAGCCTCGACCGCTTCGACTCGCGCCTGCGCGACCTCGAGTCCAGCCGCATCGAGTGGCACGCCCAGCTGCGCGAGCAGGTCGAGTCGGTGCGCGTCACGGGCGAGGCACTGCGCCGCGAGACCGCCTCGCTGTCCACGGCCCTGCGCCGGCCCGAGGTGCGGGGCCGCTGGGGCGAGATGCACCTGCGTCGCACCGCCGAGCTCGCCGGCATGACGCAGCACTGCGACTTCGACCTGCAGGTCACCACCGATGACGGCCGCCTCCGGCCCGACATGGTCGTCCGGCTGGTCGGCGGACGCGACATCGTCGTCGACGCGAAGGTCCCGCTCGACGCCTTCCTCGACGCCACCGCCAGCGACGATCCCGACGTCCGCGAGGCCCACCTCGACCGGCACGCCCGCCAGCTGCGCGCCCACGTCGACCAGCTCGCGGCCAAGTCCTACTGGCGTCAGTTCGACGCGGCGCCCCAGTTCGTGGTGCTGTTCGTGCCCGGCGAGTCCTTCCTCTCGGCGGCCCTCGAGGCTGACACGGGGCTGCTGGAGCACGCCGCCGAGCGGCAGGTCGTGCTGGCCTCGCCCACCACGCTCGTGGCCCTGCTGCGCACGGTCGCCCTGGCGTGGACGCAGGAGTCGCTCGCCGAGAACGCCCGCGAGATCCACCGCGTCGCCAGCGAGCTCTACGAGCGGCTGGGCACCGTCGCCGGGCACGTCGACAAGCTGGGCTCCTCGCTCGAGCGCGCCGTGCGGTCGTACAACGACACGGTCGCCTCGGTGGAGTCCCGCCTGCTCGTCAGCGCCCGCCGGCTGCACGACCTGAAGGTCGACGACGCCCCGCCGTTCCACCCGCGTGTGATCGAGGCGACACCCCGCGTCATGACGGCGCCCGAGCTGCTCGATGAACTAAGTTCATGA
- a CDS encoding DUF6542 domain-containing protein: protein MSSPAAGAVMALARTPAAASRYDLTPRATVVCAVLTLAAVTGLDLIDGRLGPAFAVGFVLVVLTAAAAVQERGLFTVGVLPPVLLVGALLLLASTVPDAIVIEGLPEATGVFGLTLNATIAHGVPLLIGHALAIAVIVARILSARR, encoded by the coding sequence ATGAGCTCGCCGGCAGCCGGCGCCGTCATGGCCCTGGCCAGGACTCCGGCCGCGGCCTCCAGGTACGACCTGACGCCGCGTGCCACGGTCGTCTGCGCCGTGCTCACCCTCGCCGCCGTCACCGGGCTCGACCTCATCGACGGGCGCCTCGGCCCTGCCTTCGCCGTCGGCTTCGTCCTGGTGGTCCTCACCGCCGCGGCCGCGGTGCAGGAGCGCGGGCTGTTCACCGTCGGCGTCCTGCCGCCGGTGCTGCTGGTCGGCGCCCTGCTGCTGCTCGCCTCCACCGTCCCCGACGCGATCGTGATCGAGGGGCTGCCCGAGGCCACCGGCGTGTTCGGCCTGACGCTGAACGCCACGATCGCCCACGGCGTGCCCCTGTTGATCGGGCACGCCCTAGCCATCGCGGTGATCGTGGCGCGGATCCTCAGCGCCCGGCGCTGA